From Mya arenaria isolate MELC-2E11 chromosome 1, ASM2691426v1, a single genomic window includes:
- the LOC128225365 gene encoding uncharacterized protein LOC128225365 — MDGTFEELFNDNDDDLFRDLELTFSDCKASDNSTKHEIKELKQEQKEEGELKEEQEDCNRFRRVGEEDIKVFEESHQSKRTRENTKWAVKVFQDWHRSRYAEPLNTSTVSEESLGQILRKFYCEVAPQPSERRSKAFGAGSKVYHKNSMKNIRSGLNRHLTDLGRNMDIVHGTSFKAANRTLDGFMKEQTKAGLSRPTHHKPIIEQSDLETISRFFANAPCSPIILRQCVWFQLALHFVSRGLEFHHQLQIDSFEFTEDHDGIEYVTLKHETQQKKFQGGLTKDEAPSDRRMYTTGGPCCPVAMLKLLINKTDKSAPMLFNACIKDAIARPEANDIWFTNAPLSKRSYSSFMADICKASKTTGWYTAHSVRATAIQAMNDSGFEAHHIMFMSGHRNEASLKSYCRAPSNVQKKELSSSLSLLASSGCTSAKAPIDKYVTPPTATVVSSDAMEDSPQQQSRVDIVSIVVIAPSDPNTDPQSSVNPIVRLVLQIATVFILMAFIVGCVVIFHHRYQVHHSKVKVKDMPSNDNNAKVQFAVYQSSNSSLNTTIPDNPASPSQVTLDNDHLTVPQWNYATGAGFVKSPSSTSLNTINTRRGSVYSNQSQRRKMVVVKKSLDTNQRPGWNAPPTRPKRTSYNPFSGWKQKVQESKRV; from the exons atggatggaacattTGAAGAACTATttaatgacaatgatgatgactTATTTCGGGATTTGGAATTAACATTTAGTGATTGTAAAGCATCTGacaattcaacaaaacatgaaatcaaGGAATTGAAACAAGAACAGAAGGAAGAAGGAGAACTGAAGGAAGAACAAGAAGATTGTAACAGGTTTAGAAGGGTAGGCGAGGAAGACATAAAGGTTTTTGAAGAGTCTCACCAGTCAAAGAGAACAAGAGAAAACACAAAATGGGCAGTAAAGGTATTTCAAG ATTGGCATAGATCTAGGTATGCTGAGCCTCTAAACACGTCTACTGTCTCAGAAGAGTCACTTGGCCAGATTTTGCGCAAGTTCTACTGCGAAGTCGCCCCGCAGCCATCAGAAAGGCGCTCAAAGGCTTTCGGAGCTGGGTCTAAGGTGTACCACAAGAATAGTATGAAGAACATACGATCTGGTCTGAACAGACATCTGACCGACCTTGGCCGCAACATGGACATTGTTCATGGCACATCATTTAAGGCTGCAAATCGCACACTTGATGGCTTCATGAAGGAACAAACTAAGGCCGGACTTTCCCGACCCACACACCACAAGCCTATCATCGAGCAAAGCGACCTTGAAACCATTTCCAGGTTCTTCGCCAATGCTCCATGCTCTCCAATTATTCTTCGACAGTGTGTATGGTTCCAACTTGCTCTCCACTTCGTGTCACGCGGCCTTGAATTTCATCACCAGCTTCAAATCGACTCCTTTGAGTTTACTGAAGACCATGATGGAATTGAGTATGTCACCCTGAAGCACGAGACGCAGCAAAAAAAATTCCAGGGTGGGCTAACCAAGGATGAGGCTCCATCAGACCGCAGAATGTATACGACAGGTGGCCCATGTTGTCCAGTAGCAATGTTAAAGTTACTCATCAATAAAACCGACAAATCGGCGCCTATGCTGTTTAATGCCTGCATCAAGGATGCCATCGCAAGACCTGAGGCAAATGACATTTGGTTCACCAATGCGCCACTGTCAAAGCGGTCGTACAGCAGTTTCATGGCTGACATTTGCAAAGCAAGCAAAACAACAGGTTGGTACACCGCGCACAGTGTCAGGGCCACAGCTATCCAAGCAATGAACGACAGTGGCTTTGAAGCTCATCATATTATGTTCATGTCCGGGCACAGGAATGAGGCATCATTAAAGTCGTATTGCAGGGCACCCAGCAACGTCCAGAAGAAAGAGCTCAGTTCATCACTGAGTCTTCTCGCGTCCTCTGGCTGTACTTCCGCAAAAGCTCCCATTGATAAAtacgttaccccacccaccgccACAGTCGTTTCATCCGAT GCTATGGAAGACTCTCCCCAACAACAGTCACGGGTCGATATAGTCTCCATTGTGGTGATTGCACCTTCTGACCCCAACACAGACCCTCAGTCCTCAGTCAACCCCATCGTCCGCCTAGTTCTCCAGATCGCCACCGTCTTCATCCTCATGGCCTTCATAGTTGGCTGTGTGGTCATCTTTCATCATAGATACCAGGTGCACCATTCCaag GTTAAAGTTAAAGATATGCCGAGCAACGATAACAACGCCAAGGTACAGTTTGCCGTGTACCAAAGCTCCAATTCAAGTCTAAACACGACAATTCCTGACAATCCTGCTAGCCCAAGTCAGGTTACACTTGATAACGACCATCTCACAGTTCCACAATGGAACTACGCCACCGGGGCAGGCTTTGTTAAATCCCCGAGCAGTACGTCACtaaacacaataaacacgcGCAGAGGTTCAGTATATTCCAACCAGTCGCAGAGAAGGAAAATGGTGGTAGTTAAGAAATCCTTAGATACCAATCAAAGACCTGGATGGAATGCACCGCCAACGCGGCCTAAACGGACATCGTATAACCCATTTAGTGGTTGGAAACAAAAGGTGCAAGAAAGCAAACGTGTGTGA